A genomic region of Candidatus Hydrogenedentota bacterium contains the following coding sequences:
- the aceB gene encoding malate synthase A → MASLNVPEGLEILGPVSDTHGEILTPEALAFYATLHRAFNPRRLELLEKRKERQAALDSGVLPDFFPETKEVREGEWRVDPVPADFQDRRVEITGPVDRKMVINALNSGAKTYMADFEDSHGPTWEATLDGQVNMRDAVRRQIDFTAPNGKEYKLNDKTAVLLVRPRGWHLSEKHVLVDGERASGSIFDFALYFFHNAKYRVDQGSGIYLYLPKMEHYLEARLWNDIFVKAQELLGLPQGTVKGTVLIEHILAAFQMEEILYELRHHSAGLNCGRWDYIFSFIKKFAKREDYLMPDRALVGMTTPFMRAYSLACIKTCHKRGTFAMGGMAAQIPIKNDPEANERAMTKVHTDKKREAEDGHDGTWVAHPALVAIAMEEFDKVLGSKPNQIDKQRDDVTLSQADLLAVPSGAITEHGIRENIKVGVQYLEAWLSGVGCVPLYNLMEDAATAEISRTQLWQWVHNKKAVLDDGRPVTLELVRAIAKEEMDAIKAEVGEARYASGKYEAAARLFDEFTANEELAEFLTLAAYEQLP, encoded by the coding sequence ATGGCATCACTCAATGTGCCCGAGGGCCTGGAAATCCTGGGACCCGTATCGGACACACACGGGGAAATCCTTACCCCGGAAGCACTTGCGTTCTACGCGACGCTCCACCGCGCCTTCAATCCGCGCCGACTCGAATTACTTGAGAAGCGCAAAGAGCGCCAGGCCGCCCTCGATAGCGGCGTCCTTCCCGACTTCTTCCCGGAGACCAAAGAAGTCCGCGAAGGTGAATGGCGCGTGGATCCGGTGCCCGCCGACTTTCAAGACCGCCGGGTAGAGATTACCGGCCCGGTTGATCGCAAGATGGTCATCAATGCCCTGAATTCCGGCGCGAAGACCTACATGGCCGACTTCGAGGATTCCCACGGTCCCACTTGGGAAGCGACCCTCGATGGCCAGGTGAACATGCGCGATGCCGTGCGCCGCCAGATCGACTTTACCGCGCCCAATGGCAAAGAATACAAACTCAACGACAAGACGGCGGTGCTTCTCGTTCGTCCCCGTGGTTGGCACCTTTCCGAAAAGCACGTGTTAGTGGACGGTGAGCGTGCTTCCGGAAGCATATTCGATTTCGCGCTGTACTTTTTCCACAATGCGAAGTACCGCGTGGATCAGGGGTCGGGCATTTATCTCTACCTGCCGAAGATGGAGCACTACCTCGAAGCGCGCCTGTGGAATGATATCTTCGTGAAAGCGCAGGAGCTTCTTGGCCTGCCCCAGGGCACGGTGAAGGGCACCGTGCTCATCGAGCACATTCTTGCGGCCTTCCAGATGGAAGAAATCCTCTACGAGCTGCGCCACCACAGCGCGGGCCTCAACTGCGGTCGCTGGGACTACATCTTCAGCTTCATCAAGAAGTTTGCGAAGCGTGAAGACTATCTCATGCCGGATCGCGCGCTGGTTGGTATGACCACGCCGTTCATGCGCGCCTACTCGCTGGCCTGCATCAAGACCTGCCACAAGCGTGGTACCTTTGCCATGGGCGGTATGGCTGCGCAGATCCCGATTAAGAACGATCCCGAAGCTAACGAGCGCGCCATGACCAAGGTGCACACGGACAAGAAACGGGAAGCTGAAGATGGACACGACGGCACCTGGGTGGCCCACCCGGCGCTGGTGGCCATCGCCATGGAAGAGTTTGACAAGGTTCTCGGCAGCAAACCGAACCAGATCGACAAGCAGCGCGACGATGTGACCCTTTCCCAGGCCGACCTGCTGGCCGTGCCTTCCGGCGCGATCACCGAGCACGGGATCCGCGAGAACATCAAGGTGGGCGTCCAGTATCTGGAAGCCTGGCTGAGCGGCGTCGGTTGCGTGCCCCTGTATAACCTGATGGAAGACGCGGCGACCGCCGAGATCTCCCGCACCCAGCTCTGGCAGTGGGTCCACAACAAGAAGGCCGTGCTCGACGACGGCCGCCCGGTGACCCTTGAACTGGTTCGGGCAATCGCAAAAGAAGAGATGGACGCCATCAAGGCGGAAGTGGGCGAGGCGCGCTATGCCAGTGGCAAATATGAAGCCGCCGCCCGATTGTTTGACGAGTTTACGGCCAACGAAGAGCTGGCCGAGTTCTTGACCCTGGCCGCCTACGAGCAACTGCCCTGA